The genomic DNA GGGGTACTCAAGGAAATATCGGTTACTTTGTCATTGAGCAATTTGAAGCGCGGCGGCAGATAGTGAGCGTCCAGATAGTTGTCGTTACACTGGATAAATGCAAACTCCATTACACTCTCCAGTTCCCTTACGTTTCCGGGCCAGGGATATCGCATGAAGATGTCCAGGACCTCAGGAGCGACCGCTTTTATGGCTTTTCCCATTTTGTAGTTGAATTTTTCTATAAAATGCTCGACCAGCAAAGAGATGTCTTCCATGCGTTCTCTGAGCGGCGGCACTTTTATCGGAATAATATTGAGTCTAAAAAACAAATCTCGACGAAACTGATTGTCTTTTACCACCTGTTCGAGTTCCTTATTGGTGGCGGCAATAATGCGGACGTCAACCTTAATGGTCTTGGAGCCCCCAACTTTCTCAAACTGCTTTTCTTCAACCACCCGCAACAGTTTGGCTTGCATTCCGGGGCTGAGTTCTCCGATTTCATCCAGAAAAAGCGTTCCCCGATGTGCCTGTTCAAACCTTCCTGTGCGATCATCGATTGCACCGGTAAACGCCCCTTTTACATGGCCGAATAATTCGCTCTCCAGGAGATTTTCAGGAATGGCCGCACAGTTCACCTGCACAAAAGGGCCTTTGCGGTTGATGCTGTGGTAATGCACCGCGCTGGCTATCATACCCTTGCCCGTACCGGTGTCTCCCTGAATGAGCACGCTGGACAAAGATCCTGATATGGACTCGATGAGCTGGTAGATTTCTCTCATTTTAGGGCTCTTTCCGATGATGTCACCGAGATTGTATTTTTTTCCCTGCCATTTCTCTTTAAGCTGTTCAAAGGCCGTTAGATCTGAGAAAAC from Desulfobacterales bacterium includes the following:
- a CDS encoding sigma 54-interacting transcriptional regulator, whose protein sequence is MSKQISASQVIPFFKIQDSNLSLIPEEKTPTEKVWLEKEKLMMAILDSINDGVLTIDFNMKITSFNRAAEKITGYTAQEAIGKSCMDIFCNVGGAKKDCLENCPMKKTMKYKTPITKKRRIFNKKGEILTVSAKTNLLMDLNDNPIGGVEVFSDLTAFEQLKEKWQGKKYNLGDIIGKSPKMREIYQLIESISGSLSSVLIQGDTGTGKGMIASAVHYHSINRKGPFVQVNCAAIPENLLESELFGHVKGAFTGAIDDRTGRFEQAHRGTLFLDEIGELSPGMQAKLLRVVEEKQFEKVGGSKTIKVDVRIIAATNKELEQVVKDNQFRRDLFFRLNIIPIKVPPLRERMEDISLLVEHFIEKFNYKMGKAIKAVAPEVLDIFMRYPWPGNVRELESVMEFAFIQCNDNYLDAHYLPPRFKLLNDKVTDISLSTPISYETFQFPDIKPVTTSLTEKERVLAALKDSRWNRAKAADNLNISRTTLWRLMKKYNLK